The DNA segment caactggcatgacCATTTTCAAAGGAGTCCCTTCAACtttcacctcaagatatctgaatgaaaatgggtacCCACGAGTCTCACCTAAACTTGACATGGGTCGCTCccagaaaatgttttgttccttacaatgaATGTACTTTTAAGGAGGACAACCAGTcaatttgaagaacaatgaatcgcCTAACATgtacaaatacaaaacacataaaaaaaggaTTGCGGAGGAActgaaaatgttaactgtaccagTATTAGCCTATGTACATCAGATGATTAGtgactttaaatgtaaaaaaagaaaccaaagtatatcagcaTGTGATTCTTTAACTCTCCATATTGAAAGTTTTCAAATTGCCTACatacttcaacagcataatGAAATTCCTGAAGTTCAGTTATGGCTTTcagttttggtgtgccaccctaAGGCCCCTATAAAAAAATTTCTGGGGCGCCACTGCTCTCATGTCTGTAAAGTTAATGTAAAGCCACAGACAGCAGCCTGTTggtttagcttagcattaaaaaacagagccaggctacctgtttccccctgtttccagtctttgtgctaagctaagctaaccagctgatGTTGGCAGCTTCATGACACAGTAGTGTTTTCAATCTCCTAAacaaactctcagcaagaaagtgaatgaGTGTATTCTCCAAACTGTTGAACTACTTGTATAGAGTTgtgagagcggagtgagagtgTTGTGTGCGCGCTGGGGCTGCATGATGGATGCATTCGCCGAACACTCACTGGCCATTCCCTCTCTTAACACCCCACTCTGATTCAACCAATCAGGATTCCCTACCAGATTCCAGACAACCTTTTTTAAGGCTGTGGTCTCACATAACACAACATTGCTGTGCTTGTGTGTCCGtgcgtgttcatgtgtgtgtttgtgtgtgtcaattCGTGTACACGGATAAGCAAACTCAGCTGCTTTCACCTCAGATTGCTCTTGCTGGGCTAAAGTTTCCCACAGCCGAGGGGTCAGCGTCAAGGCTGTGTGAAAAAGCATTGACACCACTGCGACAGTATGTGGGTCAAAATTTGTGATGGTAGCCAAATGGCCATGAGGAACAACAATTTGACAGATTGTCTGGTCAGCATCAGAAATTATACTGTTCCCACTGGATATGCGGATGGTCTTATCAGAATGGTATGAGCGCATGCTATTTTgcttgtaaataaataaatagaaattgAGAGAATGTAACAGAAGGTCAGGCCAGGAGAGCTGGTTTGAGCACCATAGTGAAAAGGATTTTTTTGAACATGATCTATATCCTGGGTCCCTGGATGGATGATGGACAAAGGTTGACATTTGATCTGACGGCTGTACAGTCTTTCACGGCTGGGGACAGGAGGTCAAGGATCCAGCTTAGATGACCTCCCTGCTGTTGCGAATAGCACAACAGAGCACCATACTGAAGATCATCCCAATGATCTGCAgaagaaaaaagatttttcattattcaaaaaaaaaatcactctcactcgtaatctgtgtgtgttcctgtgtgttcCTTCTCATATCCTGACTCACCATGACTCCAGCGATGCCGATGCCCACGTATCCGATGATGTAGAGTTTACTGTTGAAGAAGTCCTCGATGCCTGTGTCACAGTCCTGCAGACCAAAGTAAAGTCGAGTTATGCCAGGCTCACACAACacgacatttctgtctgtcccgacggtcactatgtcacattagacaattgtggagtcataaaatcgtgccgtgacttggccgacagacatgacagactacacgaTGGCCCACACCAATCATGCCCGGTCATCTTTtacgacgtgtgtgatgtcatcaggttattcttggcCTATTTCATTGTGGCTGTTGATGTGCCAGCTGAAATTTTATTGTAGTACCgtaaaaagtgccaccagatgaCATTTGAAGTACCAAATGCAAACtgtgcaagtcactgaatcctccacaacaagttcctaatctttcacaataaaagcctatttagaaaatgaagggattctctcaaccgaaATTAGaatgggcttttaattttatacagagacaggaagttttgagtttgaaatgatgacgccatgcattaactttatcaaggcaaacaggAGCAGATTAAaggtaaaaatagaaaattacaGAGGGAATAATGAATGAttgaagtgcctctgctgtttaatttttctgtttttactctGCATGGTAACGTCCCTAGcggaaatatcaaaaaggctggAGTGTTGTTGTCGTACAAttgtccacagcagcagatcgctctgtgctcctattggtcaaagtgatgggTCTGACAGGAACAGTCGtgaaagaccaaaaaaaaaaacctcaaaaaaaCAATCATGCTAGACTTTTCTGTCAGGAAACAATGGATTATCGTGCACGACACTCGTTGTCGTTCACGATCCGAGCCGACACCGCACAACACTGCATCTGGCTATAATCAGACTGATATCATGTAGTGTGTACCTTGCATTAAGCAGTGTAATGTTCAGGTGAACCAAGCTGATTTGTACGGCGCCGTGACTCATTCATTAGACAACAAAGGTGCAGAATTCAATTTTCAAGTCTGGAGCTGGTGACAGATTTTACCTTAGTATCTTCTGGGGGATTAGGGCATGGGTTTTTTATGGTTCCACAGCACTTGAGCTGAaagtgagaagaaaaacaataggctgatatatgatatatatgatGGAAGCATGTATAAGCAAATTCCTTTTAATATGCATTTTTctgctttaaaggaatacttcccccagaaaatgatcatttgtatatctaTCACTCAACGCTTGTTATGTCAAATTACTGAGGAATGAATTGAGACATGTGTTATACTctacaagttgtgtgagagtttgtaaatggatgttttgatatagttttgctgttgttatttgcAACCTCCCTTTattcattttgtgggtgaagtattcctttaagaacaGAGTGTTACtctaacaaatatattttacttACTACTTTCTGGTATGACATGATCAGTGTGCCgttattgttttcattgtagGTTGTTGCGTAGAAGGTCTGAACATCTTTGATAATCTATGTGAGAGAGGACAAGTGAATGACGTGGTGTCGTTATGGTTCACCAAACTCACTGCACTCAAGCAGTGAGCTCAAGCTGTGATATATTAAATCTATAGAAACATACCTTGTCTTTGTTTAAGAATCCAAACACCCCTGCTGCCACCTCAGCGCCAAAGATGATCAGCAGACAGGCGAAGAACTGAAAAGATCCACAGTTGAGGTCAGTAAAGGTATCAGACTTAAAATGTTAAGACAAAAGCATTTTAGTTCTGTTCAGTTTGTAAGCGTTTGCACTTACTGAACCCAGCAGGCATTGAGATTCCCGAACAGCTCCACAGCAGCCAAAGAAACCGACCAGCATCACCAGACTGCCAGCACCGATCAGGATATACACACCTGGAGGAACAGAGAACAAAAGACACTTAACATCCAGGCAAAGGCAAGGTAAATAAGACCGTTAGCCATGAGGCAACAACCACCAGAATACCTTTTCATTTGATATATTCTATTAAGCAACATAAGTAAGATATACCAGCCTAAAACGCTTTTAAAAGTGgtttgacccccccccccacctcatGTCAGCTTCTCCCTGCTGGTTCAGCTGGCCATTTTAATTTGCAGAAGCACCAGCAGGGGGCAACACAGCGCTAGATTTGTGAGTTGAAACAGTCACTGCTGCCACTCAGAGAAGCTCAGTTACACTTTCAGACCATACTTCTTCAGTGGTCAACTGATCAAATGGCAGCAAACTGAACACAACTCCTTTTTATGATTTCcacacatatatttttttttttcactgtgtccTCACATGAGATGCCTTGTAAATAGTGATTCAAGGGGAGCTCCTTTAACGGAGGGCCCTGATCTCCTATTAACCCTCTCATTAGAAAAGGTACATCATGCTCAGGTCTGCAGGGACGAATCCAACAACAGATTAGTTCCACCACTCTTCCTGGTGGGGTCTGTTGCCAGGCGACAGCTCTGCAGAGGACGGGGTGAGGGAGGTCGCGTCGGCCCCCCAGGTGCTGTGGGCTCAGGTGGGAACGAGAGAGGAATACAGCTCATAGGATCCCCGTGTGTCGACAACAAGACTCGATGTGATACAATAATTGAGTTGGGTGCGTCACTTCTTTTGTTGTTAGGAGGGAGACTTTAGTTGCCGCCTTAAGGTGTCACATGATCGGTTCGCAAGCTGATCAGCTTCCAACTCAATACTACTACCACTACGTCACTACATTTGCAATTTATACCTCTGTTGCAACTAGTCTGCTGCTAAAGGATTGAGAGCAGGGAGGGACAGAGTGCAAGGAGCACCTCTATACTACAGATGCCTCGTTGCCGGTTGCCTGGAAAATTAAGCACCCCGTCTTTTGACCACGATGCAACAATGAGGGGgcaaaacacagaacaggagGCAGCTTCCTGCAACAATCCCTGACTTCATCTTACAACACATTTTTATACCAAAATCTAAAAAAGACAACAGCTACATGATGAAGGTCTTGCTGTGCATTCcaaaaaacactgagaaaaCTCTTCCTCTAACCTCGGCAAGCACATCGAACCAATCTGCACATACTGTGGATGAAAATGACGTTCAAACTATCTAGCTATGTTAATTCTTCATGTGTAATGTTAGGAAGAGACGGTAGACAGGAAAATCTAAATACTTTCACTTGCCCTCACACgctaaaaaatataaaaatggaaataaacttGTCCTTTGAGAAATTATTGACCACGTACTTGTATACTTTTAATTGAATAGGTTTCCCAAATGACGATTTTGGCTTTTACTGGATCCATTTTTATGGGAGTAATTGTACTTTTGCATCAGTATAGATCTTCCGTGCTCCACCCACCACTGCTCAGCGCACTGGtgatgctgctgcaacaacaaaCTGAACGAGACACTGTTTGTCTTCTTGGTTTCGAAAGGAAAAACAATCTGAGGTTCTTTGTTATTTTCTTATAATTCGGCATTTCAAAGTACAGAGACAGGGAAAGTTTTGTGTGGGTGTGATGCCATGGCAACAAGGCATAGCAACTGTTGCACGCTCTCAGCTGTGTCTGCAGGGACGGCACTCTCACTGTCAAAGCCATGTGTAGCACCATACTCTCAGACTCTCAGAGGACCTGACTTCGAGGAGCCACCCATCATCAGTCAGACCACTtggacatcacacacacacacacacacacacacacacacacacacacacaaagtgacgAAATACCTTTACTGTATTATAGGCTTTTGTGAGAAAATAACACTTGTCTACCGTCACACATCCTCATCAGTCTTGGCTTCAGAGAGCAAAGTAAAGTACCAGTGAGGAAGAGAAATGTTTAGTCTGGAGACTAAAGCTGACATTATCATACACTGATCGCTGTGATC comes from the Epinephelus lanceolatus isolate andai-2023 chromosome 8, ASM4190304v1, whole genome shotgun sequence genome and includes:
- the LOC117258635 gene encoding tetraspanin-2-like, which codes for MSKVEGGMKCVKYLLFVFNFIFWLMGSFVLAVGLWLRFDPETVSLLNGDKAPDTFFIGVYILIGAGSLVMLVGFFGCCGAVRESQCLLGSFFACLLIIFGAEVAAGVFGFLNKDKIIKDVQTFYATTYNENNNGTLIMSYQKVLKCCGTIKNPCPNPPEDTKDCDTGIEDFFNSKLYIIGYVGIGIAGVMIIGMIFSMVLCCAIRNSREVI